The stretch of DNA CGGAACATGGGTGAGTTCCTCCTCGACATGGCGCTGCCCGCGACGGACCGGCAGGTGGCGATCCAGTGGATCGTGGCGCTCGTCGTGTGGCCGGTGGTCCTGTACGCGATGCGTGGGACGTCGCGTGATGTGCGCCTTTTCGTCTGGGGCCTCGCGGTCATGAACGTCGCGCTGTTCGGGCTCCGGACGGTGCACTGACCGTCCACGTCAGCGAGAGTCGTCGACCCCGGGACCCCTGGCGGCGAGTTCGGTGCCGAAGCGCCGCAGTCGGGCGATGGCCTCGGGGTCGGTCTCGGCGGGACCGCGTGCGAGCGACGCCTTGATCTCGGTGTAGACGCTCTCCTCGAGTCCGCACCGGAGGCAGTCTTCGAGATGGGCGGCGACCAGGTCCGAGTCGTCGTCGAGTTCTCCATCGAGGTACGCCTGTAGGGCGCGTCCGACCTCGCGGCA from Acidimicrobiales bacterium encodes:
- a CDS encoding zf-HC2 domain-containing protein; translated protein: MRLRRAWWRRPDTPLSCREVGRALQAYLDGELDDDSDLVAAHLEDCLRCGLEESVYTEIKASLARGPAETDPEAIARLRRFGTELAARGPGVDDSR